Genomic window (Streptomyces sp. TG1A-60):
CGATCGCGCGCCTCACGGTGCGCTCGGTGTGCGCCGGTGGTGCGGGTCGAGGTCTCCGGACTCCTGCTCATCATCCGTGGACGGTAGGCGCCCGGGAGCAGCGCCTTCCCACCTCTTCAGCACAATTACCCCGTACGGGTGAAACGATCCCTCATAAGGGGACAGGAATCCCGGGTTCCACGGTCGCGGCACATACGTTGTGCACTTCACTGACCGCCACTGCAAAGCAGCCCTACATTCCCGACGACCCAAGTCGCCTCCGGTTACGTCCCGCCACGTCCACCATTTCCCCTCCCCCGCGCGTCGACACGAGCCGCACCTCGTTCGGCGGCGCGGCGTACGTGCCGTACCGCCCGGCGGAGCTGACGGTCGGGCGGCGCTCACAGGGCACCGGCCGCCACCGCGCATGACGGCCCCTTCTCCTCCCTCCGGCACCCCCGGTCTCGCCCGCGAACCGGCCGACCGCCGGATCCCGCTGCGAATATCGATGTCAGTGGGGTCCGTTACGGTTCGTGCATGGCTGCCCGTACGAAGACCGCGAAGGACCGGCCGTCCTACCGCTGCACCGAGTGCGGCTGGCAGACGGCCAAGTGGCTCGGCCGCTGCCCCGAATGCCAGGCATGGGGCACGGTCGAGGAGTACGGCGCGCCCGCCGTCCGTACGACGTCCCCCGGCCGGGTCACCACCTCCGCCGTCCCCATCGGCCAGGTGGACGGCCGCCAGGCCACCGCCCGCACCACGGGCGTCCCCGAACTGGACCGCGTCCTCGGCGGCGGCCTCGTCCCAGGCGCCGTGGCCCTCCTCGCAGGCGAGCCGGGCGTGGGAAAGTCCACCCTCCTCCTCGACGTGGCGGCCAAATCGGCGAGCACCGAGCACCCGACCCTCTACGTCACGGGCGAGGAGTCCGCCAGCCAGGTCCGCCTCCGGGCCGACCGTATCGACGCCCTCCACGACCACCTCTACCTCGCGGCGGAGACCGACCTCGCCGCCGTCCTCGGCCACTTGGACGCGGTCAAACCGTCCCTGCTCATCCTCGACTCGGTCCAGACCGTCGCCTCCCCCGAGATCGACGGCGCCCCCGGCGGCATGGCCCAGGTCCGCGAAGTCGCCGGCGCCCTCATCCGCGCCTCGAAGGAGCGCGGCATGTCGACGCTCCTCGTGGGCCACGTCACCAAGGACGGCGCGATCGCGGGCCCCCGCCTCCTTGAGCACCTCGTCGACGTGGTCCTGCACTTCGAGGGCGACCGCCACGCCCGTCTCCGTCTGGTCCGCGGCGTCAAGAACCGCTACGGCGCCACGGACGAGGTCGGCTGCTTCGAGCTGCACGACGAGGGCATCACGGGCCTCACCGACCCCAGCGGCCTGTTCCTGACCCGGCGCGACGAACCGGTCCCGGGCACATGTCTCACGGTGACCCTGGAGGGCCGCCGCCCCCTGGTCGCCGAGGTGCAGTCCCTCACGGTCGACTCCCAACTCCCCTCCCCCGCCGTACGACGTCGGGCCTGGAGACCTCGCGGGTCTCGATGATGCTCGCGGTCCTGGAGCAGCGCGGCCGTATCAGCGCGCTGGGCAAGCGGGACATCTACTCGGCGACGGTCGGCGGCGTGAAGCTCTCCGAGCCCGCCGCGGACCTCGCGATCGCCCTCGCCCTGGCGTCCGCGGCGATCGACACCCCCCTGCCCAAGAACCTCGTGGCGATCGGCGAGGTGGGCCTCGCGGGCGAGGTCAGACGGGTGACCGGCGTCCAGCGCCGCCTCGCCGAAGCGCACCGTCTGGGCTTCACGCACGCGCTCGTTCCGTCCGATCCCGGCAGGACCCCTCCCGGCATGAAGGTCCTGGAAGTCGCCGACATGGGGGACGCGCTGCGGGTACTGCCCCGATCGCGTCGGCGAGAGGCCCCACGGGACGAGGAGGACCGCCGGTAGACTTTGCCCAGGTCTCGCCGTCCGTACGAACCACGTGTGCGAAACGGGCGCGCCCCAGAACCTGCGACCGGAGGAGTGCAGTGGCAGCCAACGACCGGGCAGCAGCTCCCGGAAAGTCCGGTGGGAGCTCCGGTGCCGATCGCCTGATGCGCGCCTCACTGAGCGCCGTGGCCCCAGGCACTGCGCTGCGCGACGGGCTTGAACGGATCCTCCGCGGCAACACCGGCGGACTCATCGTCCTCGGCTCCGACAAGACCGTCGAAGCCATGTGCACGGGCGGTTTCGTCCTGGATGTGGAGTTCACGGCCACGCGGCTGCGTGAGCTGTGCAAGCTCGACGGCGGCATCGTCCTGGCCTCGGACCTGTCCAAGATCCTCCGGGCGGGCGTCCAGCTGGTTCCCGACCCGACGATCCCCACGGAGGAGACGGGCACCCGGCACCGCACCGCCGACCGCGTGAGCAAACAGGTCGGCTTCCCGGTCGTCTCCGTCTCCCAGTCGATGCGCCTGATCGCTCTGTACGTCGACGGACAGCGGCGCGTCCTGGAGGACTCGGCGGCGATCCTGTCCCGCGCGAACCAGGCCCTGGCCACCCTGGAGCGGTACAAACTCCGCCTGGACGAGGTGGCGGGCACCCTCTCCGCACTCGAGATCGAGGACCTGGTGACGGTCCGGGACGTCTCGGCGGTCGCCCAGCGCCTGGAGATGGTCCGCCGCATCGCCACCGAAATCGCCGAATACGTGGTCGAACTGGGCACGGACGGCCGTCTCCTGGCCCTCCAGCTCGACGAACTGATCGCCGGCGTGGAACCGGAACGCGAGCTGGTGGTCAGGGACTACGTTCCCGAGCCGACAGCCAAACGCTCCCGTACGGTCGACCAGGCCCTCCACGAACTCGACGCCCTCGCCCACGCCGAACTCCTCGAACTCCCCATCGTCGCCCGCGCCCTCGGCTACACCGGCTCCCCCGAGGGCATGGACTCCGCCGTCTCCCCGCGCGGCTTCCGTCTCCTCGCCAAGGTCCCCCGCCTCCCGCGCGCCATCATCGACCGTCTCGTCGAACACTTCGGCGGCCTCCAGAAACTCCTCGCCGCAAGCGTCGACGACCTCCAGACCGTCGACGGAGTGGGCGAAGCCCGCGCCCGCAGCGTCCGCGAGGGCCTGTCCCGCTTGGCGGAGTCGTCGATCCTGGAGCGTTACGTATGACGGGTCCTTGCACTATGAGCGCCCGATGAGGTCGCGTGGTCCGGTGCCGTGCATCGCAAGGCGGAGGGTCGCCCGCGTACTGGGCGTACGCGGGCGATCCCGACAACGCGGCGAGGTGCGGTGCCAGACCACGCGACCCGGGCGTTCATGGTGCAAGGACCTCTAAGGGCTTGCAGAGAATCAACTTACTGGTCCTGAACTCGACTTCGCGGGTCAGTGCGCTACTCGCCCGCATGTTGTTCCTCTGCAGGTCCTAAGGCCTCGGGCCGCGTTGCGGCCCGTCCGGCCGTTTGATGACGAGCCCGAAGGGCGACAGCGGGGGCCCGGGGCGCGGCCTCAGGGTGGTACGGGGTCGAGGGGGCAGCATCCCTGAGGACGGACGGGCAGGGGCGGCGGGGGCGAAGACCTGAGGGCGACTCCGGCCCCAGTGTCCTTCTCC
Coding sequences:
- the disA gene encoding DNA integrity scanning diadenylate cyclase DisA; this translates as MAANDRAAAPGKSGGSSGADRLMRASLSAVAPGTALRDGLERILRGNTGGLIVLGSDKTVEAMCTGGFVLDVEFTATRLRELCKLDGGIVLASDLSKILRAGVQLVPDPTIPTEETGTRHRTADRVSKQVGFPVVSVSQSMRLIALYVDGQRRVLEDSAAILSRANQALATLERYKLRLDEVAGTLSALEIEDLVTVRDVSAVAQRLEMVRRIATEIAEYVVELGTDGRLLALQLDELIAGVEPERELVVRDYVPEPTAKRSRTVDQALHELDALAHAELLELPIVARALGYTGSPEGMDSAVSPRGFRLLAKVPRLPRAIIDRLVEHFGGLQKLLAASVDDLQTVDGVGEARARSVREGLSRLAESSILERYV